In Rhizoctonia solani chromosome 7, complete sequence, one DNA window encodes the following:
- a CDS encoding DEAD/DEAH box helicase, whose amino-acid sequence MKDDNAPITAYGIRPGSVVALVGGDSVPPRSPYTHAPAPAPTTTAHPPAPAPAPASNHSPVNSSMPPPPAPTQPITPSESPAPVNSQEAATITKFSQSGIHVVRSKLLPEVQSFLQVLAAPRQERPSPEELKQNHKKFVLNLAGPSTGAPARKVVNKKGGRWTDRVKAKNFQKRIEKRRGKAAEPQSQHATVPKAATSTSKVDKPAPKKPRNSTGETPAKSNPKPAAPSQAPRTQIISSLFSYNPKIEPAPQPIPGPSKPIGKPSNAPLTDSSTFEGLGLDPLITAHIQTKLGISKPTLVQRASLTALTHQSATTDRDAFIQSQTGSGKTLAFLLPIIQDLLPLSSLSYIDRSIGTLAIIIAPLANLLNRYRITGDAEADQDAGPRLTRWLVSGLLTGGATRAHEKARLRKGVPILVSTPGRLLDHLQNTESFNVSKCRWLVLDEADRLMELGFEETLTKMTEMAVKEGILGREVGGWDWERRRRTILCSATIREDVQKLAGMALQQPIVIKATSNDLTASTPATKEETAQRINSPLHHNCPRNMSWYL is encoded by the exons ATGAAAGATGATAATGCCCCAA TCACTGCCTATGGTATAAGACCCGGCAGTGTTGTCGCGTTGGTCGGTGGCGATTCCGTTCCCCCTCGGTCTCCATACACACACGCACCTGCCCCTGCCCCTACAACCACAGCACATCCACCAGCTCCCGCACCGGCTCCGGCTTCAAATCATTCACCTGTGAATTCCAGTATGCCTCCTCCACCAGCACCCACTCAGCCAATAACACCGAGCGAGTCTCCGGCACCAGTCAACAGCCAGGAGGCTGCCActattacaaaattcagtCAGAGTGGAATTCATGTAG TCCGTTCCAAACTTCTTCCAGAAGTTCAGTCTTTCTTGCAGGTTTTGGCGGCTCCTCGTCAGGAGAGGCCATCGCCCGAGGAACTCAAACAGAATCACAAGAAATTTG TTCTAAATCTCGCTGGGCCAAGCACCGGTGCACCTGCACGCAAAGTGGTAAACAAAAAAGGAGGGAGATGGACGGACAG AGTCAAGGCCAAGAACTTTCAGAAGCGAATTGAGAAACGAAGAGGCAAGGCGGCCGAGCCCCAATCCCAGCATGCAACTGTTCCTAAGGCGGCTACATCCACATCCAAGGTCGACAAACCTGCCCCCAAGAAGCCTCGAAATTCAACAGGAGAGACACCAGCAAAATCGAACCCCAAGCCTGCTGCTCCTTCACAAGCACCACGCACCCAAATCATCTCTTCCCTATTCTCATACAACCCCAAAATCGAACCAGCTCCTCAGCCCATACCCGGTCCATCCAAGCCTATCGGAAAACCTAGCAATGCGCCACTCACGGACTCATCCACGTTTGAAGGCCTGGGTCTCGACCCCCTCATTACCGCGCACATACAGACCAAATTGGGAATCTCGAAACCGACGTTGGTGCAACGGGCCTCCCTCACCGCTCTCACTCACCAATCAGCCACAACGGACCGAGACGCATTTATTCAGTCACAAACCGGTTCCGGAAAGACGCTCGCATTCTTATTGCCGATTATTCAAGACCTCTTGCCCCTCAGCTCTCTCTCGTACATTGACCGCTCGATCGGAACGTTGGCGATAATCATCGCCCCACTCGCGAACTTGCTAAACAGATATCGGAT AACAGGGGATGCCGAAGCAGATCAAGACGCTGGCCCACGGCTGACAAGGTGGCTAGTGTCAGGATTATTGACTGGTGGAGCAACCCGCGCACACGAAAAAGCTCGCTTAAGAAAAGGTGTGCCGATACTGGTGTCCACACCCGGTCGGCTGCTCGATCACTTGCAAAACACCGAGTCATTCAATGTGTCCAAATGTCGATGGCTGGTTCTCGACGAAGCAGATAGATTGATGGAGCTTGGTTTCGAAGAGACACTC ACGAAGATGACAGAAATGGCGGTTAAGGAGGGAATTCTGGGAAGGGAAGTGGGTGGATGGGATTGGGAACGACGAAGAAGGACAATCTTGTGTTCCGCGACAATCAGAGAGGACGTTCAAAAACTTGCTGGGATGGCTCTACAACAACCTATTGTGATCAAGGCTACTTCCAACGATTTGACTGCATCCACACCCGCCACAAAAGAGGAAACAGCGCAGCGGATAAATTCACCCCTCCATCACAACTGTCCCAGAAATATGTCGTGGTACCTCTAA
- a CDS encoding ATP-dependent RNA helicase DDX18, with protein sequence MLLAKGRAGARIIVFMSCTDSVDFHWRLLGEASMDNSDSEHETSESKDKEEDEGEPIAVKSSLLPNTSVYRLHGSLPLPHVSHHSTRSLGKTRARLKYHQRRVDLVCTSVASRGLDLPLVRAVVQYDLPTEGGATEYVHRVGRTARAGKGGEAWAIVGPSETEWVGWVEKHMEQTDKGEGSKQLVQVGVEDVLKDGFGGRGREYEDRATEVQLVFERWILKQDKNASLARKAFQSHMRAYATHPADEKHMFHVRNLHLGHLAKAFGLRMLLVLFPSLTQNLNPPPK encoded by the exons ATGTTACTCGCCAAGGGACGAGCAGGTGCGAGGATCATCGTGTTTATGAGCTGCACGGATTCGGTTGATTTTCATTGGAGACTGTTGGGAGAAGCAAGTATGGACAATAGCGATAGCGAACACGAAACCTCCGAGAgtaaagacaaggaagaagacgagGGAGAGCCGATCGCCGTAAAATCATCTCTCCTGCCTAATACTTCAGTATACAGGCTCCACGGTTCACTTCCCCTTCCACACGTCTCGCATCACTCAACGCGTTCTCTGGGAAAAACAAGGGCAAGACTCAAGTACCATCAACGGAGAGTGGATCTTGTTTGTACTTCTGTCGCCTCGCGTGGGCTTGACTTGCCGCTCGTCCGTGCGGTCGTTCAATATGACTTGCCAACCGAAGGGGGTGCAACCGAGTACGTACACAGAGTCGGAAGAACCGCGCGAGCTGGAAAAGGTGGAGAGGCATGGGCGATCGTTGGCCCAAGCGAGACGGAGTGGGTGGGGTGGGTCGAGAAGCATATGGAGCAGACAGATAAAGGGGAGGGATCAAAGCAATTGGTACAAGTGGGGGTCGAGGACGTTTTGAAAGATGGGTTTGGAGGAAGGGGGAGAGAGTACGAAGATCGTGCTACTGAGGTTCAACTTGTTTTTGAGCGATGGATTTTGAAGCAAGATAAG AACGCTTCCCTTGCGCGAAAAGCATTCCAATCTCATATGCGTGCATATGCGACGCATCCAGCGGACGAAAAGCATATGTTCCATGTTCGGAACCTTCATTTAGGACATTTAGCCAAAGCGTTTGGTTTACGGATGCTCCTGGTGCTGTTTCCAAGCCTAACACAAAATCTAAATCCGCCTCCAAAGTAA
- a CDS encoding ER retention-like protein: MACSTRRNASKVTTPPAPTIWPVISSLILLSRTNSSAGLSAPGSTYSDADGIMRERAPYPFGLRDNLLFRDSLVYYLVIFLNLFLRFTWSLKLSTHLDTVEELESSVFLMEALEVTRRWVWVFFRVEWEAIKKEQAGDASARIRPYTPNEEIEFDLMGSSRGPSRSLTPDPLRK, encoded by the coding sequence ATGGCCTGCTCAACACGCCGCAATGCCTCCAAGGTCACCACTCCTCCGGCCCCCACGATCTGGCCGGTCATCTCCTCCTTAATTTTACTCTCCCGTACAAACTCATCCGCTGGATTATCCGCTCCAGGGTCTACGTATTCCGATGCCGATGGTATCATGCGAGAAAGAGCACCCTACCCATTTGGTCTCCGAGACAACCTTCTTTTCCGAGACTCATTGGTCTATTACCTTGTCATCTTCCTCAACCTCTTCCTACGCTTCACTTGGTCGCTCAAGTTATCTACTCATCTAGATACAGTTGAAGAACTAGAATCGAGCGTATTTTTAATGGAAGCACTGGAAGTTACTCGTCGTTGGGTTTGGGTGTTTTTCAGAGTTGAGTGGGAGGCAATTAAAAAGGAACAAGCAGGTGATGCTTCTGCTCGTATCCGTCCTTATACTCCGAACGAGGAGATTGAGTTTGATTTGATGGGTTCGAGTAGAGGGCCCAGTCGGTCGCTTACGCCCGACCCTCTCAGGAAATAG
- a CDS encoding ER retention-like protein, with translation MSDTAASFDETARLWKSRFGGHYSTCGCISIQQKSSSSLKFWKKSPSSSGAKPETHPTEHNSIVAVNPKKGVSENRRSRAGSVSALKHRISSSAEHVQAFIGDYANADGRPFSSVGLRGWDIDCIRQPFVVNSDDDRGDCCVGVRISCSTISHMSATGEGAVGTRADYVFQSGRTMNNPEDAPFHVDLPVFHSSFPLPYRVFLLVGLGIFFWAANLHVLHVLGIDTIWVLDLRRDKVQSSSPPTPLPTARQPQLPYDLSSLEAVTLYKSVYKLFMVYGTWVGFGWLYFRLITAGDGEAMDMYKILPALTGAGIVVGLLCPLDVLMKRERMRFLRSLWRCLSSPSSDPVYFSDVILADVFTSFAKVIADVWISVCMILPKGTLLRAKTVGGISESLVPIMMALPYAIRFRQCMMEYIGSQRKSGRALANAIKYATAFPVIFLSLAQRTSPTGPLDAKPEGEISSSGYFDNKVFKLW, from the exons ATGAGCGATACAGCCGCCTCGTTCGACGAAACCGCTCGCCTCTGGAAGTCTCGCTTTGGCGGACACTACAGTACATGTGGATGTATTTCCATTCAACAAAAATCGAGCTCTTCACTCAAATTTTGGAAGAAGTCGCCCTCGTCGTCGGGGGCAAAGCCTGAAACTCACCCCACGGAGCACAACTCGATAGTAGCCGTGAATCCAAAGAAAGGTGTCTCCGAGAATCGGCGCTCTAGAGCTGGTTCTGTCTCTGCTTTGAAACATCGAATTAGCTCTAGTGCCGAACATGTACAAGCATTTATAGGAGACTATGCCAATGCGGACGGAAGACCCTTTTCAAGTGTGGGTTTGCGAGGCTGGGATATTGATTGTATTCGCCAGCCGTTTGTGGTTAATTCGGATGATGATAGAGGCGATTGTTGTGTT GGTGTGCGAATATCGTGCTCTACCATCTCTCACATGTCCGCAACTGGGGAAGGAGCGGTCGGAACCCGAGCAGATTATG TGTTTCAGTCGGGG CGCACAATGAACAATCCCGAGGACGCTCCTTTCCACGTTGACCTTCCGGTTTTCCACTCTTCATTCCCGCTGCCATATCGCGTTTTCCTTCTTGTCG GTCTCGGGATATTCTTTTGGGCAGCAAACCTGCATGTGTTACATGTTCTGGGTATTGACACTATCTGGGTTCTGGATCTTCGACGCGACAAAGTCCAGTCCTCCAGTCCACCTACACCACTACCCACAGCACGCCAACCACAGCTTCCGTATGATCTCTCATCGCTCGAGGCTGTTACTCTCTACAAGTCTGTTTATAAACTTTTTATGGTGTACGGCACATGGGTAGGATTTGGTTGGCTCTACTTTCGCCTTATCACGGCTGGAGATGGAGAGGCCATGGACATGTACAAAATACTCCCAGCACTTACGGGTGCAGGAATTGTCGTCGGGCTCCTATGTCCCTTGGATGTGTTGATGAAGCGAGAACGCATGAGATTTCTGAG GTCCTTGTGGAGGTGTCTCTCTTCgccttcttctgatccagtCTATTTTTCAGATGTTATATTGGCAGATGTATTTACTTCATTTGCCAAAGTCATTGCGGATGTCTGGATATCCGTATGTATGATACTTCCCAAGGGGACACTCCTGCGCGCAAAGACAGTGGGCGGCATCTCCGAGTCATTAGTACCAATTATGATGGC CCTTCCTTACGCTATCCGATTTCGACAATGTATGATGGAATACATAGGCTCCCAACGTAAATCAGGGCGGGCACTCGCCAACGCGATAAAATACGCAACTGCGTTCCCCGTTATTTTCTTGTCGCTCGCCCAGCGTACGTCGCCGACCGGCCCGCTGGATGCCAAGCCCGAGGGAGAGATATCCAGTTCGGGCTACTTTGATAATAAGGTTTTCAAGCTGTGGTGA
- a CDS encoding BAR adaptor protein, producing the protein MSWSGFKKNLNRAGTTLMQKTGQIERTVDREFADEEAKYKAFEKETNALQKESKAYLDAMRAMTAAQTRLAETIDTFYAAADKASEGAMAGHAYKRSVDELDAGVTRELDAPYRTTVFEPVGKMCSYFPIINDGIAKRNKKMLDYDASRSKVRKLVDKPSEDATKLPRAQAELDEAKEIFDMLNEQLIAELPQLLDLRVPYFDPSFEAMIRMQCKFAEEGYEKLGGVQRYFAENVRDDYAAGQLDAQVEGVLAEMKDLSICAI; encoded by the exons ATGAGTTG GTCCGG ATTCAAGAAGAACCTTAATCGTGCGGGGACGACGTTGATGCAAAAGACTGGGCAAATCGAGCGAACAGTCGATCGAGAATTCGCAGACGAAGAGGCCAAGTACAAAGC ATTTGAGAAAGAGACGAATGCGTTGCAAAAAGAGAGTAAGGCCTATTTGGATGCTATGCGTG CGATGACGGCCGCACAGACCCGGCTTGCGGAAACGATCGATACGTTTTATGCTGCTGCGGACAAGGCTTCGGAAGGCGCCATGGCTGGACATGCGTACAAGCGCTCGGTGGATGAGTTAGATGCTGGTGTCACACGGGAACTC GACGCGCCGTACCGAACAACGGTCTTCGAACCAGTTGGGAAGATGTGTTCGTATTTCCCGATCATAAATGATGGAATCGCCAAACGGAATAAGAAG ATGCTCGATTATGATGCTTCGCGAAGCAAAGTCCGAAAGTTGGTTGATAAACCTAGTGAGGATGCTACCAAGTTGCCTCGT GCCCAAGCAGAATTAGACGAGGCCAAGGAAATTTTTGACATGCTCAACGAGCAATTGATTGCTGAGCTTCCCCAGCTGCTTGATCTTCGTGTCCCGTACTTCGACCCCAGCTTTGAAGCGATGATTAGGATGCAGTGCAAGTTTGCCGAGGAAGGGTACGAGAAGTTGGGTGGTGTGCAGAG GTACTTTGCTGAGAATGTAAGGGATGACTATGCTGCAGGACAACTAGATGCACAG GTCGAAGGAGTGCTGGCGGAGATGAAAGACCTTTCTATTTGTGCAATCTGA